In Tripterygium wilfordii isolate XIE 37 chromosome 17, ASM1340144v1, whole genome shotgun sequence, the genomic window TTTGTCTTCCTCTTCTGAGTGCACAACTCCTGATTTCACGTCCACCACCAACAAAACGTCAAGTCCTCTCTTTTCACTGTCACTAGAGCACCAACATCAAGCAGCAAAAAGAGACAATCCAAAACTATAATTTaaccaaatttcaaattaatgtCAAATATCACAGGTGAGGATGGTAGCTTCTCTTCTGGCAACACTGGAGAAGAAGTTCAACAAATTCAAGACAAGAACCAGCAGCAGAATCATCTCCATGGCTCGACGAATTCCGCTGCCTCTAACAGCAACTCCTCCACCTCTCAACAACAGCCgatcaagaagaagagaaaccTACCCGGAACTCCAGGCAATCTTCTAATCATCAGATGCTTTAATTAGAAGATATTATGAGTGTTTTTGTTAGTTTGAATAATATAGATTAAAGAAAACGATGACGTTCAAAACTGCCTTCCATCTTCGATCTTGATAACATATCAGATGGTAGTATTGATGTCAGAAGTTATCCTCATGCATGGTGGGATTTCATGATCATGGAGATCAAAAAGAAGATCATGGATCAATTTCAAGATTTgggttattcttcttttttgaacTATTGGATACTAATTATTGGTACACAAAAGGGTATTCAATTATTGTCTTGGGTGAGATCTCAATAATTGGTGAGAACCCTTGGGTTGACCACTAGTACTACTACTCTACTACTTTTTGTCTCTAATTACTATTTACTGTCCGAGAGTTATAATTCATTTGCTAGCTTTTACATGATCATTTGATGATCATTTCTTATAGATCCAAATGCTGAAGTTGTTGCACTATCACCAACAACCCTAATGGCGAGGAACCGATTCGTGTGTGAGATCTGCAACAAAGGGTTTCAAAGGGACCAAAACCTTCAATTACACAGGAGAGGTCACAATCTTCCATGGAAGCTGAAGCAAAGGACTAGCACTGAAGTCAAGAAACGAGTCTACATATGTCCTGAACCAACATGCGTTCACCATAACCCGGCTCGCGCTTTGGGAGACCTTACTGGAATTAAGAAGCATTTTAGCCGTAAACATGGTGAGAAGAAGTGGAAATGCGACAAATGCTCGAAGAAATACGCAGTGCAATCTGACTGGAAAGCTCACCAGAAAACTTGTGGCACAAGGGAGTACAAATGTGATTGTGGCACCATCTTTTCCAGGTTCATAATCCTACCTTATATCCATATTTGATTCAGTAATAGGGATCCCAACATTTAATATCTCAGTTATCATCAACTATTCAGTTGTATacacaagatttcatgtgcataATGTGAAACTCACAAATTCACTTTGATCTTGTACGTCCAACTCAACAGTTGAGATCGTTATTACTTTCGTGTTTATTTTACTAACAATCGGTTAAGACTAATAATGCCTGATACTAGTCTTAACATATGGTTACAGTCactttatatgtgtatatatatagttggaaAATAGCTTTAtgtagtgtgtgtgtgtgtatctataGGTTGTCTCCTTACGGTAAAAAACTTGCATGATTGTTAAGTGAACTCTATACAgacaaaagctaagctagttgAATGGCCGACAGTGGATAGTTTCTTTTACGTTCTCTTTTTGACAACTTTTCGACTGCTTTGAGCTTTCATGACCCCAGTAATAATACGGATTCCAACAACTGGTATCCCACTTATCACAGTTGTTGAGTTGTACTCAcatgattttatgtgcatcaccTTAGACATGTGGAGCGTACAAATTTACTTGGCGTTTAACTCAACTAATGAGATAACTAGAACCAATTGTCGGAATCTTTATCATTCATATTTATAGAGAATTTTTATATATCATGCCATATGTTATATTGTATGTGCAGAAGAGACAGCTTCATAACCCACAGAGCTTTCTGCGACGCATTAGCAGAAGAGAACAACAAAGTAAACCAAGGGCTGATGTCCAACATGGGATCAGAACATCTACAATCCCAAATTCCCCAAGAGCTCATCTCATCTCTGCCCTTAAActcgaacccggatttcaacAATTTCGACCCCAAAAGCCCGCTCAAATCAATCCCACAAGAATTAGTACCATTGCCTTTCAAGCCAATGAACATGTCCGGAGGCATGTTTTCGAGCAGTTCAGGGAGTCTATTCGGAGCTCAAAGAAGcatttcctcctcttcttctaatCTCCAACTCAGCTCCAACTCCTCCGGCATCAATTACCTCCAAGATGGGAAAAACGGGTCATGGCAATTCGCGGGTTCCGCGCACATGTCTGCTACAGCATTGTTGCAGAAAGCAGCACAGATGGGTGCTACTGCTAGTAACAGCATTAATTCTCCAATGATGCAGAAGAGCTTCACTAGCAGCATGGCTGGTCCCGACCAAATATCTTCCTCAATTAGACCACAACAACAACAGTCATACAATGTTGTCGGCGCGATTAATCAACAGAACACTGATTCATCATTCGATCATCaacagcatcatcatcatcatcattttggGTCTCAAACCGAGCCTCATCAGCAATCAAACATGGTTGGAATCCAATTACAAGGCGCGGCAGCGGGAGGAGGATTTGCTAACCAGatgtcacatctttttgatGGTAGTTCTGCCATGAACGATATGGGGATGTTCACTAGTATGTTTATGAATACTCCTAGTCATGATCAACAGATTAACCACCAGGCGTTCTTGAAAAACATCGATCAACAGCATTCGGATAGTAATAGTACGTCTGGTTTGATgcaaggaagaggaggaggagttgAGAGGAGTTTGACAGGGCCTTCAAGATTTGGAAGTAGTACTGCAGGTGGAGGTAATGATATGATGACTGTTGATTTCTTGGGGGTTGGAGGAGGAGGGTCTAGGCCGGCGAATTTGCACGagcagcaccagcaccagcaacAATTGGAGGCGATGAGCCAACATGGATTGCAGCCAATGATGAATCATTTACAACAACAGCTCTCACATGGTGCAGAATCTGCCATGGAGAAAAACGTCTGGGATGTTTGAAAGCCGTGGAATACTACAATCTTATAAATCCCAATGTTTTTTTCACACCTATCACAGATGCTGATATCGACACACATATGGATCATATAAGGCTTACGATGTCACATGGATTATGTGCGTTAATCTCAGCATTTGGGTTAGCTGAGATAAAACACTTGGGATCGTTAGCATTTTCGTGGAATATGTTCGGATATGAACAAATGGGCTTGATAGATTCATGGTCCATCAATCACTTTATTTTGGGACTTGCAATTGGGCCTGTAACTTTAGATCTGCTGGGCATGACTTGATACAAGTCCTTGAATAAGCCTGTTCATAAATTTCAGGCCCAGTGTACTTTTTGACAATATTTAattgcttttatggttttgatttttgaatgaaaatgacaaAATGTAATGGATCCTGGGCTTTTTATCCGTTACCATAAATTTGGGCTTAGATACTTCTAGGGGAGGCCCAAAGTTCAATACAAGCCCATTAAATTAAGATATAACTGGCCTGTTAAAAGCCCACTACAAATTTCCCCAAATTGCATATCGCCGCCGCACGAGAAAACCTAACCCTAATTCCCTGACCCAAAGGGTTCTATATATCCTGACCAATTCTCAATCGCAAACTGCTGGTTGGCGTCTCTCTCACAGTTTGTTCTTTTTTGATCTCTGATTGTTGCTCTGTTTCACTGTGTGTCCGATTTTCTTtgtctctctctgtgttttgATTATACGCATTTCTCTGTCTCTGTTTTTCTGAATTGGTTAGAGATGGTGAAAGGGAAGATGAGGCATTGATGTTGAAAACTACCTATTTTATGAGGGAATGAATTCCCCTTTTGTGATTATAAATCACCAATGGATCCTTCTGAGCCTTCATTCTCTTCCCTTTCTTGACTTTCTTCTTGAACTTCTTTTTCGTTCTCTTTAATTTTCAAGATTTGTTGATACTGATCTTAGAGCCATTGGTGTGATGATATATTTTACGGAATATACGATGTCGACTTCAATATTCAGACTACAATTATCTGATCAatggctttctttctttcttgctgtttctttgttgatttgatttcaacctggtgtttcattttcttggtgaaaattattttttccaGCACGAcattctttattttgtttctcaGAACTCTGCAGCAATAAGATTGTTTGAAATATTGGCATGCAATTTGAAGAAAGCAAAGTTAAAAGTTCAAATTTTTTCCTAATTGAGAATTTATATTATTCATGAGATCGAGAATCTTGTGATGAACAAAGGGAGCTAATTGTATGAAGTTTTCAGCTCCTCCTTGGTGTTTTGCCTTTTACTGATTTTTGTGGTATCCGAGGTCGATGAATTTTTTGAAGAAACAGAGTAACATTGTTACTGATTGATTAGTTTTGACTCTGATAAAGAAATTTGTAGGCTTTTTAGACTTGGAAAAGTCATTTTGCTCTCTCTACTAagatcatgcatgttttgttacTGATTAGGCAGAATACCATTGCAGAATTTCGGgctttttaagaaaattaatgAACCCAGATGAAACATCAGAGGGATTGGGGAAGAAATTAAAGCCCAATATTCATTCAAAAGAATAATTCAGACACAACAGATCAGACACAGATGGCGCAGCGTTCACAATTCTCCCTGCCACAAACTGGGGATACTGAAATTGGAGTTTTGAAGGATTATAAGTTGGGTGGGGATTCCTCTGTCAATTGTGATTGGGAGGAGAGTCTTGGGATGCATGATTTGTGTATGGGACTCTGTCTATGGAATTTAAATCCCATTTTTGGTCTGATTCTGGGTTTCAGAATTCAGAGTATGAAGAAAATGGTTGTGTAATTCAACCGAAGAGGAAGGAAGAAACTAGCTGGAATCCGATCAAAGCAAATGAAATTCTCTTTTTTACAAGCTGGGTTTCTTACCTTTTGTTCTTAAATAGTATGCAGCTGCTCCTCTTGATTtcgaaaataaaaaacagagtAAAACAGAGCAATGAAGAATTTGTTGCTGAACGTTAAATTGTCAATAAATCAGTTTTGGCTAATGTGTGGATCCCGTGGGTCAAccatatattgttcttaatacATTGAGCCAACAAAATCCAATGGACAAACACTTGACGCTTTTGAAccagttatattgcataccagTTGCCTAACCGATATGATTACATTTGAATTGGTTATACTGCATACCAATCGCTTAACCGGTACGAGGAAAACTGATATAAACCACATATGACTAATATTAGAACAAAGTTGTCacagttttgattttctttttcccgGAGAGAGCATGAATGTTGTAAACTCAATTAATGTTTCCAATCACGCTGCCTTCCGTCCCCCTTGCTGTTCTGTCCTTGGTAACCAGAATAACCCTGTTGTCTTGACCTATCATCTACCCTATTATTCCAACCAGAATTGATTCTAGGTTGAGGATAGTTCCCTCCCTGCATATAATCTGATGACCTCATCGAACTATTCTCAGAATTCCAAGACTCAAATCCATCAGGGGCCACATAATTATCTCTCTCCCTCGATGGCCGCTGCCCGAGTCTTCCAAATGCTTCACTATAATTAGTTTGATTCACTTCAGTAACGAAACCCAAATTTCCAGGAGTCCTATTTGAGTATATTTGCGTCGAGTAGGGTGGATTATACATGTGGGGTAATTGTTGTTGTCCTTGTGAGTGTGCCGGGAATGGCAATGAGGGAATCGATGACAGGTATGGAGCCGGTTGCCTCCTGGTTAAACTCCTCATTGTTGACAAAGTTGCAGGTTCAACATTGCTTATGGTTTCAACCCGCATTGAAGAAGGCCCGGCAGCAGCAAGTGTTTCAGTCATGACAGTGTTGGCTGAGTGACTGAGGTATAAAGATGGAACCAGAGAAGGGTGATGCTTCTCATGAAGCATCATGTTTGACTGAGGCAAAGAGAAATGAGTCGTTGAGGCTGGAACTTGTTCAGACAGTGATGCCACCCTTGATGACTGTTGCAGTACAGTCATGTTATCGGTTACCGACGCAGCAGAAAATGCAACTCTGTTTTCCTGCATACTACCATTCTGCCGATATGAGTTCTGGACATCCTCTGATCTCCATCCACTCTGCAAATTTGGAATATGTTTCACAGAATGAGAAAATGGTGACATcagcaaaaaaaattgataaaagaTTAGCTTTAATTATGATTGCAATATCATTGATGTTCTTATTAAAGGAATCACTGTTCCTGGGTAGAACATTATATTGGTCCCTTTCAATCATGGCAAATACAGTATTATGGGGTCTCTTATTCCCTAACACCACCATGCACGTACAAATGGCAGAAAAGGGGTTATAAATTACAGTTGCATCTACTGCTTTCTTATGACAAATGCCCAAACAATGAAAGTGGATTCATATACTCTGTTTTTGGATTCATATATTCAAAGACAAAGACAAAGTGATCCTTCTCGCACTACCATGGAATCCATGACATGGGTCGTTACAAGCATTCATGTCTAACCTACGTTTCTGGACCAGACCTGATTGTAATTGGAAATTGCTACAACTATCAGAATCCCCTTTTGTGAACAAACCCACTTATTTGAAAGTAGTTTTGAAATCAAGAAGTATAAAAAGGAACCCATGtacagaaaacaaacaaaaattataacctctatttttaaaaaatgtgatttgtAGCACAAGCTGAGAGCCTATATCACGCACCATGCCGGTATTGCTTGATGGAGTTGGTGATGGAAGGGAAACTTCAACTTTCTCCTCTGCTTTCCCAGCATAAGCGATTAAATTACCTGTTAGACAAGCCCCCCCTTTCTTGATCAGGTCAAGCAGCTTCACTGTTTCCTCGCTGGATAAATTAGCAGCTTGCCCGGAAGACAAGGCAAAAACCAATTCTGGGTTTTTGAGCAGTACAGCGAGTAACTCGAGATCTGGCTCCGTTGCACTTCCACAACTATTTTGGGACACTGACGATGTTGATACAATTGGGTTATCAACATGTACGCTTTGGGATTGATCTGTTTCTGCAGCATCCTCCTCAGGTGGCTGCTCAATAGGGATTTCAGGGGTCAAGGAGTCATCATAGTCCATCTCAACGTCCCATGGTCCCTTTGGATTTGATGGTATTTCCTGCGCAGTTCGGTAGATGATTTCCATCTCCCTACAATTTCTATTTTTCTGAACGTCGACCTCTTTGCTACTCTCTCCAGCACCAACTCTCCAAATATCATTCAGTTTAATTTCTGCAGAAAGGAAATGGCATAAAAGGCTGAACCCACACAAAATGGCATTCAACCATACTGAGACTACTACAACAACAATATAACGACTTATCACAACAAAGCAAACAAAGATAATTTCTCTGTTACTTCATACATTTGAAGTCCTTTCAAGAGCAAAGGCTTTAGGTAACATGAGGACAAGAATAAATATTATatcaaaaaacaaatgaaagtcTGAAAATCATTGCTAAACTCAGTCACGACAATTCTTCAATACAGATTGATGAGGAAAATTACAAGAATCCCATGTCTTCCATCGACCCCTCACAATGGTTTAGAATAAATCATACCATCATAGTGTTCAACAGTTAGTCAACTGATCATTACAAGCCCTTAATACTCAAAGAAATGAATCCACGTAGATCAGATGCCAAAAAAACCCTGCCTTTTCAACATATAATCATCGAGTTCTAGCCGTCATAAAATTTGTGCATTCTCCATGGTGTGCAAGTGACATAAATCACAACTATGTAATAGCAACTCTAGAATTGGTCCCAATAACAATAGTAAAGCGTGTGATGCaaataaattgttttaattGTAACTTAAAAGTTGACCTGCActcaagtttcaagtaaaaaagaaaagtggGGTTCACTGCTGTGAAGTAAGCTAATGGGGTATTCAAATGCCATATGAATATGGTATGATTTCAATCCAAAATTCTAGTGACTTTTGCCTGAGAGCCATTTGAGAAGAGAGCCCCCTTCAGTATCACTAATATCATTTAACTTTAGGTTCTTGGCATGGCAAGGCCGTAAAATATAAGTGATTTTATGTCttgttatatatatgaaatcatTAAACCAAATAACATGGCATCAATTCATTGGGGCATTGGAAGGTCTGTTGAATTTCGACCTGTTGGGACATCATCATGCCATTGTACCCACTAATGATCATATCAGAGAATTTCCATTCTCCCAATCAAGGTTTGTCCCACCAGAAAATTAATATCTGCCAATTAATTTGCATGTCTGGCATAACACATGACCATAAACTTCATTGGCTAAGTTAAGCATGATCCAGCAGGATCATTTCATGGAACTAATGAAAAGAAGCAACCCAAAAAGTCAGTTCACAAGttcctctctccctccctcagAGTATGTGCCTTTTTCTGGCCCAGATCCAGGCATAGAAACCAATGCATTGTTTGGTGGTCCTATGCAATGGGTTTAAAGCACTTTTTTCCATAGCACTTTATCAAGTGTTGCAGACTTACAGTTGAAACCACTTCAAATGAAatcgataaaaattaaaatctctAATGTGCTTCAGCCATTTTAGGTGCTATtgtgaaaaggaaaaataaaataaaatgaggaaatatattttttaaaaaaataaaagaatttatcCTTCACTACTAATTTAATCCAATTGATCTTTTCTTGATGTGGATGATGTAATCCTCTCTTTCTgtttcaatatatataaaaatatatatatacaaaaaaactTATCAATAAAATGTATTATTGAAATCAACCCTCTATCAAAAAAGTTCTCATTGACTTCATCAAAGCTTGTCATCAAAGCTTGTCATATAAAGTACTTCACCAGAAATCATATTTGCACCAGACGAACCCCAAGTGATCCGCCAAGGAGGACCAAATAATTTGAGTTGGTTGGAGGAGAAATCAAGAGGAAAGGTAAAATTCAGTAACTGCAGAGAAGCAATAAACGCTTCCACCATGAAAGATGTGGGAACACTATCTAAGACGCTCAATGTGCTTCTTTAATTGTGGGTGCCTTTAAATTCAAGGAACTTCTTAAAATGGCCTTCATTTATCCATGAACAGTCTACTTGTTCTTTACTAATTAGCAAGTAATAATAAGGGGCCTTCATTTATCCGTGAACAACTACTCGTTCTTTACTAATTAGCAAGTAATAATAGGGGAACAATATAAGTAAATGTACCTGGTGGTGTCTGCCAAGGGATCTGGACCCTTGCACACTTCTCGCACATGAGATCCTTCGAATCCATTTTCGGCTTAGGATCAACAGGAGTTTCGGGCTTATCAGAAATATGAGGAGATACCATAGTTTTCTTCTGTTCTTCACTTTTAGATGGAACATGAACTTTGGATACTGGAGCTACAATATTAGCCTGATTGTTTGAAGGATTGTTCAAACCATCAGACTTCATTCCAATGCCTCCATTAGAAGAGGGAACCGTTTTTCCATACTTGCTCTGCATATGTTGAGCACGCAATTTTGCTTTTTGGATATCATCAGTAGACATTGGGCGACGTTGACTCACGGGAGCTGTTCTTGTGGTCTGTGGGCTTCTGCCAGCCATTTTATGGCCTGGTTGTTCCACCAGCTGAACTTTTCGGCGCTCTCTCACGTCTATTACAAGCTAAGGAAATGAACTCCGCATCCTCCATACATATAGAATTCAAATAAGGGCAATTGCATAAGTATCTTTTCAAGAACTTTTAATTCTTTGGTAACGCTGAGATTTTACCAAATGACGGACAAATTTTATAATTCCGTGATTTTTACCTAGCATTTAAAAAGCATGTGTGGGATGTGCTACACTGTTCAAGTTGTTTCATATGACAGACTCAAACTTACAAAAGGTAGGGTTAGGCTAAAAGTACTAATGTTATCTAAAAGAAACGATAAAGAATGCTCCAAGGATACAGGATGTAGGTACACCTAGGATGTGCTTCCTACTAGAATCATCTGTTGAAGCCGGCAATAGTTTCAATCCTTGGAATGATTCCATTTTCCTGGACAGAGAAGTTAATATTAATTCCCCTTCTTCTACCAAAAGAAGCAATGCCAACCAAGTAGAATATATGGCCCGATaaaaaatgtatccatacctCAAATTTTTTGAATTCTCACGAGAGAGACCAAGGAGATTTTCCTGTTCAGCAATAGCAACAGTTAGAATACTTCACAGGTCTAACTTAATAACTTTTCTGTTTGATGAAGCAAATTCACTTACATGGGCAATATTTGGCTGCCATAATTCATCGCTCATAATTTCGCCAATACTGCAGATAAGTAGCATAAAGAATAAAACTGATTGAACAAAAATCACAATTATGAAATCCAAGAAACGAACTTGCCTCTGCTTCAGCAGTATCTCCTTCTGCATGCCACTAGAAGATTTTATGCTATTAGGTTTCTTCACAGCTCGGCTTCTTGCAAACATCTTGCTCCATTTTGCTAACAAAACCCTTGCCCTGTTTGATATGTCTGATCTTCAAATCAGATCCATGAGATTCCAAATTACCATATGGAACAAAAGAGAAATGCAGGAAAAGCTCAATAAGATTATTGTCACGCAGGTAATAATGACAGCTgttgcagcagcagcagcagcaataaCAATAATAAGGAGACAGTCATAGAAAAATCACTGTCTTTTTTCCCAAGAAGCCTACGAGCATTTTGTACTGAAACCTAAATttagagagaggggggggggggtatgGAATAAGAGGtcgagacaaaaaaaaaagggcacaCCTGATGTCCTATAAAATCGCAGTCTATTAACACTATGTAGTATGACCGACATATGCTCAGGGAGGGCTTTATGTAGGGGCAGATGATCGAGAACCTGCAAGTGGTAACTCATAAATTAACCTACCCAAGATAACAAagcaaaataaaggaaaatctATAAGAGAAATCAGAATATACCTTGAGGCTGACAAAAATGGCACTTGTTTGTTCTTCAGCAGCTGCTTGACTCAACCATGTTGCTAAAATCATCAAACCACCTTCAGTTAAAAACCTGCATGCATAAAAGATAATGTTAgatctaataaaaataagaacaatacaacaatatattataaaactttgaatggaaaaaagatTGGCAAATACCATTGAATTACTGAAGGATTTTTTATCTGCAAAATCCATTCCATTACTTTCACCTGCCCAGAAAATGTTACCTCCTTTcgcaaaatattaaaaatattaacaaaATGTTTATCTGAGTCATTCAAGCCAGGTGGAGTATCATCTTGTGTTGAGGAAGATGGTGCTTCTTCTATAGTGGCAGGGCCAACGCTGTTCAAAGGAACTGGATCAACAGCCATCATGCGATCAGAATCTAAGCTTACTGGGACCCCATCCTGAGGTTGTTTATCAGCAACAGATCTAAGGGCTTTCTCCCTTGATAACCGTACTAATTTTCTCACTCTTGAACGTTGGCTAGTGAAAAATTCCCGAACCTATTCAAAATGTGACCAGagtggaggaaaaaaaactcattaCAGCATATCCATCAACTTAAAGTTGGTCCAAGTAGGAATAATGAAACATGAGACAAGAAAGGGATAATTTTTTTCCTAAAGCTGTATTCCCTTTAGCAGTTCCAGATAAGCAAGTACATGCAGTAATAGATTAGTTGCATATCATATTTACTGAAACCAAAAAGGATAAACAAGTGAAGTTAGTGCCATTAAGTATGAAAAAGGTGTGGGCAATGGAACCTGTGTGACTGCAACCCCAAATTGAGCATTTATCTCACGAGACTCCTTCTTACTAATTGCATCCTTAATGGAGAAAACTTCTTGCATATACTTTACAGCCTTCGGATTTAGTAAATCTCTTGGTCTTTTTCCTGCCAAATTGAGAATGTTGATAGATGGTGGTCAATAAAATACCAGATTCACATATAAATGAGTGTTATAAATTCATCATATACATCAACCTTTAACCAACAAAATGATGCAAACTAAATAATAGCAGTAGTGCTCAGTCAAATTGTCTGAATAATAAAGAACCTCGCATATTGCACAATACAATCTGAAAAGTGAGTAGGACACAGTGGACTCCCAAAGGATGACAAGGCCCTTACATTTTaaaaagataatattttaaaGATGTTTAACTCCTGCATAGCATAGAGGTTGTTTCCAATATTTGAAACTATGACACCTATGACCTATCTAAATTGTGGtgaagcaactttaccactaGGCCAACTTCTTCCCTTTCAGTAAGATATCTATAAGATGATTACATTCATCATTCAAAAATTTTGCTCAAATCGATGGTAGATAGAACAAACTTGATAATATTTCAATATGTCTCAAAGTCTTAAGACCATGTAAAGTGAAATCAGAAAAGCAGAATCCAAATCTCCTTGAGATCTCTAATCTATACTAGGTCGGTCAAATAATAAAGGAATCACAATATATGAACCACCAAGACTTACCAATATTTATTGACAGGGCACCAGCTGCCTGCAGAggataggaaaaaaaataacaggaaaaaagaagaagatagtcgTCAGTGAACAACAAATTAGGAGAACAAAGATAATTCAAACTAATACCCCAAATTTAGCAACCTAAATTTCTCCTCAAAAAGATTGTTCCTACTTAGGTGATAGTTCATGCAACGCTACCATGCCCACCACACTAGATTAGATACCAATTAGAATTCAATCTAGTTGTACTACCACAACCTCTAGCAGGTCTTGAAACAGAGTAAACAATCAACCCTATAGTGCTTTACCAATAAGAAGAtatcaatataaataaaaacCAGATAATTCATCCAACTAAATAGACTGGCAACCTGTTACAGCTGTTAAGACAACTCCTAAATTATCTGATAACCCTCCTAGAGATACAAATCTTACTGATCATATTCTTAGATTCAATAAAAACGCACCATCTCTTGAGAGAGAGGGTTGACGCCGGTGTGCTTGCATTGAGTGACGACAATTCTCTGGAGCTGGTCGATCTGACTGTGGAAAAGATCCTTCTGTgaattcaataattttttaaacgATTCCACGGAGCTCCCAATCTTTACCTCTTCTAAATTGTCCTTCAACACCTCCATGATGGAA contains:
- the LOC119982556 gene encoding zinc finger protein GAI-ASSOCIATED FACTOR 1-like isoform X1 — translated: MSNITGEDGSFSSGNTGEEVQQIQDKNQQQNHLHGSTNSAASNSNSSTSQQQPIKKKRNLPGTPDPNAEVVALSPTTLMARNRFVCEICNKGFQRDQNLQLHRRGHNLPWKLKQRTSTEVKKRVYICPEPTCVHHNPARALGDLTGIKKHFSRKHGEKKWKCDKCSKKYAVQSDWKAHQKTCGTREYKCDCGTIFSRRDSFITHRAFCDALAEENNKVNQGLMSNMGSEHLQSQIPQELISSLPLNSNPDFNNFDPKSPLKSIPQELVPLPFKPMNMSGGMFSSSSGSLFGAQRSISSSSSNLQLSSNSSGINYLQDGKNGSWQFAGSAHMSATALLQKAAQMGATASNSINSPMMQKSFTSSMAGPDQISSSIRPQQQQSYNVVGAINQQNTDSSFDHQQHHHHHHFGSQTEPHQQSNMVGIQLQGAAAGGGFANQMSHLFDGSSAMNDMGMFTSMFMNTPSHDQQINHQAFLKNIDQQHSDSNSTSGLMQGRGGGVERSLTGPSRFGSSTAGGGNDMMTVDFLGVGGGGSRPANLHEQHQHQQQLEAMSQHGLQPMMNHLQQQLSHGAESAMEKNVWDV
- the LOC119982556 gene encoding zinc finger protein BALDIBIS-like isoform X2, encoding MVGFHDHGDQKEDHGSISRFGLFFFFELLDTNYWYTKGYSIIVLGEISIIDPNAEVVALSPTTLMARNRFVCEICNKGFQRDQNLQLHRRGHNLPWKLKQRTSTEVKKRVYICPEPTCVHHNPARALGDLTGIKKHFSRKHGEKKWKCDKCSKKYAVQSDWKAHQKTCGTREYKCDCGTIFSRRDSFITHRAFCDALAEENNKVNQGLMSNMGSEHLQSQIPQELISSLPLNSNPDFNNFDPKSPLKSIPQELVPLPFKPMNMSGGMFSSSSGSLFGAQRSISSSSSNLQLSSNSSGINYLQDGKNGSWQFAGSAHMSATALLQKAAQMGATASNSINSPMMQKSFTSSMAGPDQISSSIRPQQQQSYNVVGAINQQNTDSSFDHQQHHHHHHFGSQTEPHQQSNMVGIQLQGAAAGGGFANQMSHLFDGSSAMNDMGMFTSMFMNTPSHDQQINHQAFLKNIDQQHSDSNSTSGLMQGRGGGVERSLTGPSRFGSSTAGGGNDMMTVDFLGVGGGGSRPANLHEQHQHQQQLEAMSQHGLQPMMNHLQQQLSHGAESAMEKNVWDV